In the genome of Crassostrea angulata isolate pt1a10 chromosome 6, ASM2561291v2, whole genome shotgun sequence, the window CCTGCCCGGTTTTACACCACGGTGTTTTTCGCGTCTTTCTGGTCACCCACAGAGAGTTTGTCCTGGCCCCTGGGCTTCTCCCCCACGGATTCTATAGTATCGTACACGTCCCTGGAGTCAGTGCCCGTGTCCCCCGGCCCGCACTCTTTGTACTCCGTGTGAATGATGGCGGTGACAATTTTCTCGTTTTCATAATCCCGTGAAAAGTCTCGATGCGTCTGATGTATATCTACATATCCTGCGTTATAATTCCCGCCGTATTTCTCGTTGTGGTATAAACTCAGCTTCCCCAGGCCAATAACTGACGTCTCGTCTGGGTCGTTCACACAGGGGTCAGAGTTCATAAAATCATCACAAGGGGGGTCTTTTTCAAAGTCTTTCAGTTCCCGAATGGAGGAATACCCCGTATCCTGGGACCCCCCATAAACGCTGGCATTTTCTGACGTCATTTCGATGTTCTCTTGCAGATCGATTTCTTCCATGGCTACGTCTTTCGGTTTTTTGTTCACCACGGCGTAATGGTACTCTGGTACCTGTAACTGTCCTCTGCCCTTACCCCCATCACTGTCCACACCCCTCCCCCGCCCATCCTCCTCTGGGTCAGAGATAGAATTGTAGATACCCTCGTCTGCGATCCTCCTCTCAGTTTCAGTGATGGCTGCCCTTTTCTCTTGGTGAAGGCGCTGGTCACTTTTATGAGGGATGTCAATATCCTTAGTATTCATATTAATGTCCGTTGTATCAGGCTTTGACCAGCCATGACAAATGTCTGTACAGTTGTGGTTCCTGAAGAAGCTATTTATCCCCTCCATACCCTTGTCCCGGGGACCGAAATCTTTATTGATGGAGTGAACAAGGGGCACTGTCAGGCGGTAGCTGGAGTCCAGCTTCACCCCTCTCAGTCCGTGCAGTAGGTACTGTCCCCGACTGGAATGGTAGGAGAAGTGAGCCAGCGAGTCCATGATGGCGTCGGGGTGtttatcaaagttttggaaCTGACCGTGTAGGTACGGCTCCACGACGATGTGTTCCCCGTTGGTCAGTGTCCGGTGGTTGTAGTCCTTGAACTGCATCATAAACTCATTCCACTGAGTGTACCCCGAGAACTTGGCCTCGTACTCATTCACAAACTCAATGTCCAGTTCCAGCTCTTCGTCAACGACACGGTCAAAGCGGGCCAGGACGTTCCGGGAGAGTCCGGACCTGGCGAAGTAGAATCCCCAGTAGTCGTCGGCAGCCGGACGTTCCCGCCGGACTCTGACGATCACGTCCCGGTTACACCCGTCATCCTCTCCCACCGGAAGCAAGGTGCCCGGGAACACAAGGAACCGTTTCGTCCGGTATTTGGGTTCGAAGTCAAAATTCACAAACTTTACGAATCCATCGTCTGTTTGGAAAGGTTGTGAATACTGCAGTACATCAAACCCGAGAAGGTAAGACAGATTTTCACATTGACACACACTCATGTTTTTTAATGTCTGACAGATGGAAAGTTACTTGAAGTCAGTCCTAAAATAAACACACGAGAGTTACCCTGTCCATCTCTCCTTTAACACACATTGATATCCAAGGTAAGACATACGTACCCACGTGTTGGTTTGTGTGAGAAACCCTCACAATTTGACATTTTACATATCGATTTCATCAGTTCACCTTCCACACCGAGGGTTCCGCTTTACCTGGCGAGATAGGACTATATCTAATTTTGGATTGAGGCCACGCCGAGTAATGTTGGTTGAACGGTACATAACCTGCGATTTTCCCGTCTGGTAAACATCTCGCTGCGCTATGTCGCTGTTATCATATTCTGAATGCCAAAAGTGGATGACTTTTACACATGGTCAAATAAAATGCCACTCAGGCGCGTCATTCCGAGGGGCAGGTGTCCGTTGGAGCGaattttttaacatcttttCTTTTCACTTAGTAAAATCCTATGCCGAGACGTTAGATTGGCAAGTTAATCGTGAGTAAACATGCTGTACAAAGCAAtcc includes:
- the LOC128188168 gene encoding uncharacterized protein LOC128188168, which produces MSVCQCENLSYLLGFDVLQYSQPFQTDDGFVKFVNFDFEPKYRTKRFLVFPGTLLPVGEDDGCNRDVIVRVRRERPAADDYWGFYFARSGLSRNVLARFDRVVDEELELDIEFVNEYEAKFSGYTQWNEFMMQFKDYNHRTLTNGEHIVVEPYLHGQFQNFDKHPDAIMDSLAHFSYHSSRGQYLLHGLRGVKLDSSYRLTVPLVHSINKDFGPRDKGMEGINSFFRNHNCTDICHGWSKPDTTDINMNTKDIDIPHKSDQRLHQEKRAAITETERRIADEGIYNSISDPEEDGRGRGVDSDGGKGRGQLQVPEYHYAVVNKKPKDVAMEEIDLQENIEMTSENASVYGGSQDTGYSSIRELKDFEKDPPCDDFMNSDPCVNDPDETSVIGLGKLSLYHNEKYGGNYNAGYVDIHQTHRDFSRDYENEKIVTAIIHTEYKECGPGDTGTDSRDVYDTIESVGEKPRGQDKLSVGDQKDAKNTVV